The following are from one region of the Abiotrophia defectiva ATCC 49176 genome:
- a CDS encoding GatB/YqeY domain-containing protein: MTLTERINQDIKTAMKAKDKDSLKVLRMLKAALQKEALEQHEPLSQDQEITIISRELKQRRDSLAEFKKADREDLVSATQDEIVIVQKYLPEQLSAEALEAKIREIMAQVGATSKADFGKVMGLAASSLKGQAEGKAINETVKRLLG; the protein is encoded by the coding sequence ATGACTTTAACAGAACGGATTAATCAAGATATTAAAACTGCCATGAAGGCCAAGGACAAAGACAGCCTTAAGGTCTTGCGCATGCTCAAGGCAGCGCTCCAGAAAGAGGCGCTAGAGCAGCATGAGCCACTTAGTCAAGACCAAGAGATTACCATTATTTCTCGGGAACTCAAGCAACGTCGTGATTCCCTGGCTGAATTTAAGAAAGCAGATCGCGAGGATTTGGTGTCTGCTACCCAGGACGAAATTGTTATTGTCCAAAAATACTTGCCAGAACAGCTAAGCGCTGAGGCTTTAGAGGCCAAGATTCGTGAGATTATGGCGCAAGTTGGAGCTACTAGCAAGGCAGACTTCGGCAAGGTCATGGGATTAGCTGCCAGCAGCCTTAAGGGCCAAGCAGAAGGTAAAGCCATCAATGAGACAGTTAAACGTCTTTTAGGCTAA
- a CDS encoding PhoH family protein, with the protein MTEQHPYSQTLIISNPDWLLAILGNQDHHIQLLEEHFEVLITTRGEQLTITGRQAAVELTLEVVNQLVQLLERHITPHTMDIVTAIKMAQNNTLDYFLNLYEEVIGRAADGRAIRVKNFGQLQYTRAIAKQDVVFGIGPAGTGKTFLAVVLAVQALKEGRVKKIILTRPAVEAGESLGFLPGDLKEKVDPYLRPVYDALYTIYGAEQTNRLMERGVIEIAPLAYMRGRTLDDAFVILDEAQNTTIAQMKMFLTRLGFGSKMIINGDRTQIDLPKGVKSGLVDAQSKLKGIDRIQFVTFDAFDVVRHPVVADIIKAYSRKLPDENMGEV; encoded by the coding sequence ATGACGGAACAACACCCATATAGTCAGACATTAATTATTTCCAATCCGGATTGGCTTTTAGCCATTTTGGGCAATCAAGATCACCATATTCAATTACTTGAAGAACACTTTGAAGTGCTTATCACGACGCGTGGTGAGCAACTAACTATTACTGGTCGTCAAGCAGCTGTTGAGTTGACACTAGAGGTTGTTAACCAATTAGTGCAATTGCTAGAACGCCATATTACGCCACACACCATGGACATTGTGACGGCGATTAAAATGGCCCAGAACAATACCTTGGATTACTTCCTCAATCTCTATGAGGAAGTCATTGGCCGAGCAGCAGATGGCCGGGCCATCCGGGTTAAGAACTTTGGTCAGTTACAATATACACGCGCTATTGCCAAACAGGACGTGGTTTTCGGCATTGGGCCTGCGGGGACAGGGAAGACCTTCTTGGCCGTGGTGCTAGCGGTTCAAGCCTTGAAGGAAGGGCGAGTGAAGAAGATTATCTTAACGCGGCCAGCAGTAGAAGCAGGGGAGAGCCTGGGCTTCTTGCCAGGTGACCTTAAGGAAAAGGTGGACCCATATTTGCGTCCAGTCTATGATGCGCTCTATACGATCTATGGGGCAGAACAAACCAACCGCCTGATGGAACGTGGCGTCATTGAGATTGCACCTCTGGCTTATATGCGGGGCCGTACCTTGGATGATGCCTTTGTTATCTTAGATGAGGCTCAAAATACCACCATTGCCCAAATGAAAATGTTCCTCACCCGTTTAGGCTTCGGCTCTAAGATGATTATTAATGGGGACAGAACGCAAATCGACTTGCCAAAAGGGGTAAAATCAGGTTTGGTTGATGCCCAAAGTAAGCTTAAGGGAATTGATCGCATCCAATTTGTGACCTTTGATGCCTTCGATGTGGTGCGCCACCCTGTAGTGGCAGATATTATCAAGGCATACAGTCGCAAATTGCCCGATGAGAACATGGGCGAAGTGTAG
- a CDS encoding HDIG domain-containing metalloprotein, whose protein sequence is MNRRLERLQAKMGLSYQILVGLVLALWLLLLGYSSVQPRTYNFALNRVADITVRAPKTVEDTERTEELRQHARSRVSDVRLYSPEVKNQQVDLLNQYFSFVKGVRQKDYRASDLETAARAQGWSDNDLETLKASFTSNSQRLYWTQLTEAERLLLYNQSLKQGSVTLMSLNESLPDNARNLWLSLDDKQFETMSTYMVDLLSQTLSQEIEPANTAANLSKLRASLREAGQYSQYQSALVDFIQPFIVPTLVYNQEETNRLKEEAAAAVQPAYILQGQIIVQEGHVIDSTVLRQLKLFGYLDASVGRYNAYIFYALIIVHFLLLLGLNTEGFRFKQAPSAKRQMAMTIYALAFGGLFAVLKALEVLQVGGFAWATLLLPISLWPLLVVPKTSMRDGLIGLVSFNVMALFVLSDVFNILESLMPLVFYCFTGLIGMILVNAKVWLGRKRRFVPAYIGLQLLTILPLLLGFNMDLTTFQGRRMAGLMLANILMTVIFYLSLSPYWERIFNPSAELSLQQLANLNHPLLKDLIEKAPGTYHHSMMVANLSANAVEAIGGDSLLTRVASYYHDVGKTLHPLFFVENLPAGVENPHKMIKPIESAQIITGHVTAGVKIMEAHDLPTSIQDVCWQHHGTTLVKYFYYQAQQEGHPVNQADFRYPGPKPRTKEAAVIMIADSVEAASRTLKEYSQASIEGLVGGIIQGKVADDQFSDCDLTVNELKIVQASLIRGVASMYHTRIEYPK, encoded by the coding sequence ATGAATCGACGTTTAGAGCGTCTGCAAGCTAAAATGGGCTTGAGTTATCAAATCCTAGTGGGGCTAGTTCTGGCACTTTGGCTCTTGCTTTTGGGCTATTCCAGTGTTCAACCTAGAACTTATAATTTTGCCCTTAACCGAGTAGCTGATATTACCGTTCGGGCTCCTAAGACAGTAGAAGATACTGAACGAACAGAAGAATTACGCCAACATGCACGCAGTCGTGTTTCCGATGTTCGACTTTACTCACCCGAAGTTAAAAACCAACAGGTTGATTTGTTGAATCAGTATTTTTCATTTGTCAAAGGCGTAAGGCAGAAGGATTATCGTGCTAGCGATCTTGAGACGGCTGCCCGCGCTCAAGGCTGGTCTGATAATGACCTTGAGACCCTTAAGGCATCCTTTACTAGCAACAGTCAACGCCTCTATTGGACTCAATTAACAGAGGCAGAGCGACTCTTGCTCTATAATCAAAGTTTAAAACAAGGGTCAGTTACCCTCATGAGTTTGAATGAATCCTTACCAGATAATGCCCGTAATCTTTGGCTATCACTCGATGATAAGCAGTTTGAAACTATGTCGACTTATATGGTTGATTTGCTGAGTCAAACCTTAAGTCAGGAAATTGAGCCTGCTAATACTGCGGCTAACCTAAGCAAGCTACGGGCTAGCCTTCGGGAAGCAGGGCAATATAGTCAGTATCAGTCGGCCCTGGTAGACTTCATTCAACCATTTATTGTACCAACCCTGGTTTATAACCAAGAAGAAACGAACCGCTTGAAAGAAGAAGCGGCGGCTGCCGTTCAACCAGCTTATATTCTTCAAGGTCAAATTATTGTCCAAGAAGGGCATGTCATTGATTCGACTGTCTTGCGTCAACTCAAGCTTTTTGGTTACTTGGATGCCAGTGTAGGGCGCTATAATGCTTATATCTTCTACGCCTTGATTATTGTGCATTTCCTCTTGCTCTTAGGATTGAATACCGAAGGCTTCCGTTTCAAGCAAGCACCAAGTGCCAAGCGTCAAATGGCTATGACCATCTATGCGCTAGCCTTTGGGGGGCTATTCGCCGTCTTGAAGGCTCTCGAAGTACTTCAAGTAGGGGGCTTTGCCTGGGCAACGCTCTTGTTACCAATTAGTTTGTGGCCACTGCTTGTAGTACCCAAAACCAGTATGCGAGATGGCTTAATTGGCTTGGTATCTTTCAATGTGATGGCACTTTTCGTCTTGAGTGATGTCTTTAATATTTTGGAAAGTCTCATGCCTCTGGTCTTTTATTGTTTTACTGGTTTAATTGGTATGATTTTGGTAAATGCCAAGGTTTGGTTAGGGCGTAAACGACGTTTTGTTCCTGCCTATATTGGTCTACAGTTATTGACCATTCTGCCTTTATTACTGGGCTTTAACATGGATTTAACAACCTTCCAAGGTCGACGTATGGCAGGGCTAATGCTGGCTAATATCCTGATGACGGTCATTTTTTACTTGTCCTTGTCTCCTTACTGGGAGCGCATCTTTAACCCAAGCGCAGAATTAAGCCTACAGCAACTAGCCAACCTTAATCATCCTTTGCTTAAGGACTTGATTGAGAAGGCACCAGGTACCTACCACCACAGCATGATGGTAGCTAACCTTAGTGCCAATGCGGTTGAAGCCATTGGTGGAGATTCCCTGCTAACGCGGGTCGCTAGCTATTACCATGATGTGGGGAAGACACTGCATCCACTCTTTTTCGTTGAGAATTTGCCTGCAGGCGTTGAAAATCCACATAAAATGATTAAGCCAATTGAAAGTGCCCAGATTATCACAGGTCACGTGACTGCTGGTGTAAAAATTATGGAGGCTCATGATTTGCCTACTTCCATTCAGGATGTTTGTTGGCAACACCATGGGACTACACTGGTAAAATACTTCTACTATCAGGCCCAACAGGAAGGGCATCCTGTCAATCAGGCAGATTTTCGATATCCTGGTCCTAAGCCACGGACCAAGGAGGCTGCCGTTATCATGATTGCTGATTCGGTTGAGGCTGCTAGCCGTACCCTTAAGGAGTATAGTCAAGCAAGCATAGAAGGACTTGTAGGTGGTATTATCCAAGGTAAAGTGGCGGATGATCAGTTTTCTGACTGTGACTTAACCGTTAATGAATTAAAAATCGTACAAGCCTCTCTAATTCGTGGAGTCGCAAGTATGTATCACACCCGTATAGAATATCCTAAGTAG
- the ybeY gene encoding rRNA maturation RNase YbeY → MLVDIIDDQAYLASGQEKLLHEVIEAAAKYLNLPEGIELDLSIVSNEEIQVLNRDYRGLDKPTDVLSFALTEVSSEYDVDFAHLDLTDEAEETEDLEETEFQDEEAIPQHLGDIIISYPRAQEQAQDYGHSLDRELAFLAVHGFLHLNGYDHQTEEEAQEMFKIQEEVLTTYGLTR, encoded by the coding sequence ATGTTAGTTGATATTATTGATGACCAAGCCTACCTGGCATCTGGTCAAGAAAAATTGCTTCATGAAGTCATTGAAGCAGCTGCAAAGTATCTGAACTTGCCTGAGGGAATTGAATTAGATCTTTCCATCGTGTCTAATGAAGAAATCCAAGTGCTTAACCGAGACTACCGTGGTTTGGACAAACCGACGGATGTTTTGAGCTTTGCATTGACTGAAGTATCCAGTGAGTATGATGTAGACTTTGCTCATTTAGACCTTACTGATGAAGCGGAAGAGACAGAAGATTTAGAGGAGACAGAGTTTCAGGATGAAGAAGCTATACCTCAACACTTGGGAGATATCATCATTTCCTACCCTCGTGCCCAAGAACAGGCTCAGGACTATGGTCACAGTCTAGACCGTGAACTGGCTTTTCTAGCAGTTCATGGCTTCCTTCATCTCAATGGTTATGACCACCAGACAGAAGAAGAAGCGCAGGAAATGTTTAAAATCCAAGAAGAGGTGTTGACGACTTATGGTCTCACGCGATAA
- a CDS encoding diacylglycerol kinase family protein — protein sequence MVSRDKHPYKHHANPSILASFRASLSGLGYALANERNLKVHAGVTVLVLIIVGLLGVNAVEASLLLLVTGLVWCMELVNSAVEATVDLVVGEQLHPLAKVAKDVAAAAVVVAALVAVGVGFLVLGPKVWHVLAILLGLA from the coding sequence ATGGTCTCACGCGATAAACACCCCTACAAGCATCATGCCAATCCAAGTATCTTGGCTTCCTTCCGCGCTTCATTGTCGGGTTTGGGCTATGCCTTAGCTAATGAGCGTAATCTCAAGGTTCACGCGGGGGTGACCGTCTTGGTTTTAATCATAGTGGGCTTGCTTGGAGTCAATGCCGTTGAGGCTAGTCTCTTGCTGCTTGTGACAGGATTGGTTTGGTGCATGGAGCTGGTCAATAGCGCCGTGGAGGCCACAGTTGACTTGGTAGTTGGAGAACAATTACATCCCTTGGCCAAGGTTGCCAAGGATGTAGCAGCAGCTGCAGTTGTTGTGGCGGCTTTGGTGGCAGTAGGAGTGGGATTCCTGGTCCTAGGCCCTAAAGTCTGGCATGTGCTAGCCATTCTGTTAGGTCTTGCTTAA
- the era gene encoding GTPase Era: protein MSNQAFKSGFVAIIGRPNVGKSTLLNRFVGQKIAIMSDKAQTTRNRIQGVLTNDQAQIVFIDTPGIHKPKHALGDFMVNTAYSALKGVDAVLFVVNAAEKMGPGDRLIMERIQNVKVPVFLVINKIDLVKPDDLLPIIEGYQEVRSFDQVFPISATQGNNVPELVAKLQEALPEGPKYYPDSQIMDHPEYFVVAEFIREKILLLTQEEIPHSVAVQVQSMQRNENGKIEVQASIIVERKSQKGIIIGAGGQMIKKIGQLARRDIEQLLDDKVYLDLWVKVQKNWRDRQTNLSDFGYRPDNY, encoded by the coding sequence GTGAGTAATCAAGCATTTAAATCTGGTTTCGTAGCCATTATAGGTCGCCCTAATGTTGGTAAATCAACCTTACTTAATCGTTTTGTAGGGCAGAAAATCGCCATTATGTCGGATAAGGCACAGACCACTCGTAATCGAATTCAAGGGGTCTTAACCAATGATCAAGCCCAAATTGTTTTCATTGATACACCGGGTATTCATAAGCCTAAACATGCCTTAGGTGACTTTATGGTCAATACGGCTTATAGCGCCCTCAAAGGGGTAGATGCCGTATTATTTGTGGTTAATGCTGCAGAAAAAATGGGCCCTGGCGATCGATTGATTATGGAACGTATCCAGAATGTTAAGGTTCCTGTCTTTTTAGTCATTAACAAGATTGATTTAGTCAAACCTGATGATCTTTTGCCTATTATTGAAGGTTACCAAGAAGTCAGAAGCTTTGACCAAGTCTTTCCGATTTCGGCTACGCAAGGCAATAATGTGCCGGAATTGGTGGCTAAGTTGCAAGAAGCCTTACCGGAAGGACCTAAGTACTATCCAGATAGTCAAATTATGGACCATCCCGAATATTTTGTAGTGGCCGAATTTATCCGTGAAAAAATCTTACTCCTGACTCAGGAAGAGATTCCCCATTCTGTTGCAGTTCAAGTGCAAAGTATGCAACGCAATGAGAATGGCAAGATTGAAGTTCAAGCATCTATTATTGTGGAACGCAAGAGCCAGAAGGGGATTATCATTGGAGCCGGCGGCCAAATGATTAAGAAAATCGGCCAACTTGCTCGGCGTGATATTGAGCAATTGCTGGATGATAAGGTTTATTTAGATTTGTGGGTCAAGGTTCAAAAGAATTGGCGCGATCGTCAAACTAATCTTAGCGATTTTGGCTATCGTCCAGATAACTACTAA
- the recO gene encoding DNA repair protein RecO, which produces MNERFEGIVLFKRPHREHDGLVKIFTQEFGTKMFFVRGLYRGHHRLTSACLPMTHHAYIGDIQDDGLSFLKESQSIQLFQRLQADILLQAYGIYVLQLLDAALEDNQANPKLYQLLLQVLEALNQGLAPQVIVAYLEIHLLPLFGIHIQWASCASCQVSDRPLRFSLKRQAVLCDRHASLDIHCLPVSSRAVHLARRLSQVDLKQIQNINLSDQTLKDLRILMDAIYQEYVGIRLKSKSYLNQITQLDWSST; this is translated from the coding sequence ATGAATGAACGGTTTGAGGGCATTGTCCTCTTCAAGCGTCCTCACCGCGAACATGATGGCTTGGTCAAGATTTTTACCCAAGAATTTGGGACTAAGATGTTCTTTGTGCGCGGTCTTTATCGGGGCCATCATCGGCTGACAAGCGCCTGCCTCCCTATGACCCATCATGCCTATATTGGTGATATTCAAGACGACGGCCTCTCTTTCCTAAAGGAAAGCCAGTCAATCCAACTTTTCCAAAGATTGCAGGCTGATATCTTGCTTCAGGCCTATGGCATCTATGTCTTACAACTCCTGGATGCTGCTCTAGAGGACAATCAAGCCAATCCTAAGCTCTATCAGCTTCTACTACAGGTGCTTGAGGCCTTAAATCAAGGCTTAGCTCCTCAAGTCATTGTGGCTTACCTAGAAATTCATCTCTTGCCACTTTTTGGCATTCATATTCAATGGGCTTCTTGTGCAAGTTGCCAGGTCAGTGATCGACCCTTAAGATTTAGTCTCAAGCGTCAAGCCGTCTTGTGTGACCGTCATGCCTCTTTGGATATTCATTGCTTACCAGTTTCTAGTCGAGCAGTGCACCTAGCCCGACGTCTGTCTCAAGTGGATTTAAAACAAATCCAGAACATTAACTTAAGTGATCAGACTCTTAAGGACTTGCGAATACTCATGGATGCTATCTACCAAGAATATGTCGGTATTCGTCTCAAGAGTAAGTCCTATTTGAATCAGATTACGCAATTAGACTGGTCAAGTACTTAG
- a CDS encoding oligosaccharide flippase family protein: MKNIKTNALANFLVRFANVVVPVLTGTYINRVFQNSVEYNYFNAGDTLMNIFLPFASLGVYYFGVRQISKVKHDRDQVNYFFSSLFYITVISSILTTLFYVGYVYATVHQKSQLAIYLVLGSQILSSFLYIEWMVEAFENYRFILIKTIILRIIMIVALFGFVKTAEDIIIYAMVMSGAQILNYLFGFVWIKRQVKLVKVKVKDMLSMILPLISLLLMSSAVTLYTALDKLFLSYTDSEDAVSLYSQGQKISTMIATLISSPISVSIPRLGYYLGQNNREAYDNLVYKGARLFAFLIAPISLGLFITGNYAVLLYGGGAYMGAATVTAIFGIRSITWSIETLFANQIIFIHGYERSLTLYYFACGLLNLVFKFLLLNMHFSSPEIYILTTWLSEGVLIALEIYFIKRHGLIKLKPVIGSFLRYGLIAAGFIPISIVVKALSPVQMTHLNLAVLVNLAILMTLCGIYYLAALWLLKDPVLTGMVEAVGNKLRRRG; the protein is encoded by the coding sequence ATGAAAAACATCAAAACCAATGCCCTCGCGAATTTCTTAGTGCGATTTGCAAACGTGGTGGTGCCTGTCCTCACAGGAACCTATATTAACCGGGTCTTTCAAAACTCGGTAGAATATAACTACTTTAATGCTGGCGACACGCTGATGAACATTTTTTTACCTTTTGCCTCATTAGGGGTTTATTATTTTGGTGTCCGGCAAATTAGTAAGGTTAAGCATGACCGGGATCAGGTCAATTACTTCTTCTCGAGCCTGTTCTACATTACGGTTATTTCATCCATTCTAACGACCCTATTCTATGTGGGCTATGTCTATGCGACCGTTCACCAGAAGAGTCAGTTGGCAATCTACTTAGTTTTGGGAAGTCAGATTCTATCTAGCTTCCTCTATATTGAGTGGATGGTGGAGGCTTTCGAGAATTATCGTTTTATCTTAATTAAGACCATCATCTTGCGAATTATTATGATTGTGGCGCTCTTTGGCTTTGTTAAAACGGCGGAAGATATTATCATTTATGCAATGGTCATGTCTGGTGCTCAAATTCTCAACTATCTCTTCGGTTTTGTCTGGATTAAGCGCCAAGTCAAGCTTGTTAAGGTCAAGGTTAAAGACATGTTGTCCATGATTCTGCCTTTGATTAGTTTGCTGCTTATGTCTAGTGCAGTGACCCTTTATACGGCTTTAGACAAGCTCTTCCTATCCTATACAGATTCAGAGGATGCCGTCAGCCTTTATAGCCAAGGTCAAAAAATTTCAACTATGATTGCGACTCTGATTAGTAGTCCAATCTCAGTAAGTATTCCGCGTTTGGGCTACTATCTAGGCCAGAATAACCGTGAAGCCTATGACAACCTAGTCTACAAAGGGGCACGTCTCTTTGCCTTCTTGATTGCGCCAATTAGTTTAGGGCTCTTCATAACAGGCAATTATGCTGTCTTGCTTTATGGTGGGGGCGCCTATATGGGAGCCGCGACTGTAACAGCTATCTTCGGGATTCGGAGTATTACTTGGTCTATTGAGACCCTTTTCGCTAATCAAATCATCTTCATTCATGGCTATGAACGGAGTTTGACCCTTTATTATTTCGCCTGTGGCTTACTCAACCTAGTCTTCAAGTTCCTACTCCTTAATATGCATTTCTCATCTCCAGAAATCTATATCTTAACCACTTGGTTGTCAGAAGGGGTCCTAATTGCCCTCGAAATCTACTTTATCAAACGCCATGGCTTAATTAAGTTAAAACCTGTTATTGGCAGTTTCTTACGCTATGGGCTGATTGCAGCAGGGTTTATCCCAATCAGCATAGTGGTTAAGGCACTATCTCCAGTGCAAATGACGCATTTAAACTTAGCCGTCTTAGTAAATCTTGCCATTTTAATGACCCTATGTGGTATCTACTACCTTGCGGCCCTCTGGTTGCTTAAAGATCCTGTACTGACCGGCATGGTAGAAGCAGTTGGCAATAAATTAAGAAGAAGGGGATAG
- a CDS encoding glycosyltransferase family 2 protein, translated as MSDLITVVVPVYNVESYLERCVTSIRKQSHTNLEILLVNDGSTDKSLEICQRLEQEDQRIRLISQANGGLSAARNSGIAQAKGQYIAFIDSDDVISLDMMKTLYQEMVSAQADLAMCSHYDIYDDQIPSGPEAEAQTWIFTAKEAIGHVMAAKGFTVMAPTKLYKRSFFDDLKFEIGKIAEDAFIMIRLLAKCQRVVATDAKLYYYMHRPNSITTQKFSLKYLNVIEAYQQNYEIIKRDYPDLLPVAMTRLYWAHFYVYDRLLLDSDYQDDSLKKRLRSYLTDHFWQIMRDPLFTKGRKLSMLALQISPALYKQIISKKYKKELHG; from the coding sequence ATGTCAGACTTAATTACGGTTGTAGTTCCTGTATACAATGTGGAATCATATCTGGAGCGATGCGTGACCAGCATTCGCAAGCAAAGTCATACTAACCTTGAAATCTTGTTAGTCAATGATGGCTCTACTGATAAGAGTTTAGAAATCTGTCAGCGTCTAGAGCAAGAAGATCAACGCATTCGCCTTATCTCGCAGGCCAATGGTGGTCTATCTGCGGCGCGTAATTCGGGCATTGCCCAAGCAAAAGGGCAGTATATTGCCTTTATTGACAGTGATGATGTGATCTCATTAGATATGATGAAGACTCTTTATCAAGAGATGGTCTCTGCCCAAGCAGACTTGGCCATGTGCTCACACTATGATATCTATGATGACCAGATTCCGAGTGGACCAGAAGCAGAAGCACAGACTTGGATCTTTACAGCCAAAGAGGCCATTGGCCATGTGATGGCGGCTAAAGGCTTTACAGTCATGGCCCCAACTAAACTCTATAAGCGCTCATTTTTCGATGACTTGAAATTTGAGATAGGAAAAATCGCTGAAGATGCCTTTATCATGATTCGCTTGTTAGCCAAGTGTCAGCGAGTGGTAGCGACGGATGCCAAGCTCTATTACTATATGCATCGCCCGAATAGCATTACCACCCAGAAATTTTCGCTCAAGTACCTCAATGTGATTGAGGCTTATCAACAAAACTATGAAATTATCAAACGGGACTACCCAGATTTGTTGCCAGTAGCTATGACACGGCTCTATTGGGCGCATTTCTATGTCTATGATCGTTTGTTGCTAGATTCAGACTATCAAGATGACAGTCTTAAAAAACGCCTACGGTCCTATCTAACAGACCACTTTTGGCAGATTATGCGTGATCCGCTTTTCACCAAGGGGCGTAAACTTAGTATGCTTGCTTTACAGATTAGTCCTGCTCTCTATAAGCAAATCATTAGTAAGAAATACAAAAAGGAGTTGCATGGATAA